A genomic region of Gossypium hirsutum isolate 1008001.06 chromosome D01, Gossypium_hirsutum_v2.1, whole genome shotgun sequence contains the following coding sequences:
- the LOC107922348 gene encoding uncharacterized protein codes for MMEASPSTGPPASTDAPATMDPPATTDPPTTTDPPTSTEPPAGDVENVPEKIKDAKEAGPAFHCDLCDAELLFKITQALLPGLATACVDNTTGGVFRSPGSVAADLRKEMVEYLTQRTETYVAESVVLEGGPEAEAYDNPYDIIAFLIDEFAVSKRNLFSRVSALLLSERREDRIDDFAQQMEINGFWPVDKREAIVQTLLKNVDVKNEYHCSMKFETAEELSLHMPTCSFRVMTCDNEGCDDRFSANKSEKHDSSCPFKIIPCEQKCPDFIMRRDMDRHCITVCPMKLINCPFFSVGCKAAVPHCKIDEHQSEELHYHILYILQGFHKGASEEVLKERVDQIEEMSAGRLAGAKNVRSLTSKVKDLDARLPPVVIETKKNEEETSETEAKPESVEASGTNEDAEKAAGTKEATNSEAAPASEATPSSKDSEEAKKTETENSKAKPLSQESPPLKKESEEASKNEVEVPEANPASQEVPPLKKDSEEACKTEIKDSEAKPPSQEVEPVKKDSEQALKTVAKDSETVAQSSEDSTTNKDTEEAAKTENSVKGSEISTNED; via the exons ATGATGGAg GCATCGCCAAGTACGGGTCCTCCTGCAAGTACAGATGCACCTGCAACTATGGATCCACCTGCAACTACGGATCCACCTACAACAACTGATCCGCCTACAAGTACAGAGCCACCTGCAGGTGATGTAGAAAATGTACCTGAAAAGATCAAAGATGCAAAAGAGGCAGGTCCTGCATTTCACTGTGATCTTTGTGATGCAGAACTGCTTTTCAAGATAACTCAAGCACTCCTCCCAGGGTTAGCAACGGCTTGTGTTGACAATACAACCGGTGGTGTTTTCAGGTCCCCGGGTTCAGTAGCTGCAGACTTAAGAAAAGAAATGGTGGAGTATCTTACACAAAGAACTGAAACTTATGTGGCTGAATCTGTTGTCTTGGAAGGTGGTCCAGAGGCGGAAGCATACGACAATCCTTACGATATCATTGCTTTTCTTATTGACGAGTTTGCAGTTTCGAAGAGAAATTTGTTTAGTCGAGTTTCAGCATTGCTGCTAAGCGAGAGGAGAGAAGACAGAATTGATGATTTTGCTCAACAGATGGAAATTAATGGATTTTGGCCGGTTGACAAGAGAGAAGCCATTGTACAAACGTTGCTGAAGAATGTTGATGTCAAGAATGAATATCACTGTAGCATGAAATTCGAGACTGCAGAAGAACTTTCTCTGCATATGCCAACTTGCAGCTTTAGGGTAATGACTTGTGACAATGAAGGGTGTGACGATAGATTTTCGGCTAATAAATCGGAGAAGCACGATTCCAGTTGCCCTTTCAAGATAATTCCATGTGAACAGAAGTGCCCAGATTTCATCATGAGACGTGATATGGACAGACACTGCATAACCGTCTGTCCTATGAAGCTCATAAACTGCCCTTTCTTTTCAGTGGGATGCAAAGCAGCCGTACCCCATTGTAAGATCGATGAACATCAATCTGAAGAACTCCATTATCACATTCTTTATATTCTTCAAGGCTTTCACAAGGGAGCATCTGAGGAGGTTTTAAAAGAACGGGTAGATCAAATAGAAGAG ATGTCCGCTGGTAGGCTAGCAGGCGCCAAAAATGTGCGATCTCTGACATCAAAAGTCAAGGATCTCGATGCACGGCTCCCACCTGTGGTAATTGAgacaaagaaaaatgaagaagaaacttCAGAGACAGAAGCAAAGCCAGAATCTGTGGAAGCTAGTGGCACAAATGAGGATGCTGAAAAAGCTGCAGGAACTAAAGAAGCCACAAACTCTGAAGCAGCGCCTGCATCAGAAGCTACTCCATCAAGCAAAGATAGTGAAGAAGCTAAAAAAACTGAAACCGAAAATTCCAAAGCAAAGCCACTGTCACAAGAGTCCCCACCTTTAAAGAAAGAGAGTGAAGAAGCTTCCAAAAATGAAGTCGAAGTTCCTGAAGCCAACCCAGCTTCACAAGAAGTTCCACCATTGAAGAAAGATAGTGAAGAAGCTTGCAAAACTGAAATAAAAGATTCTGAAGCAAAGCCACCATCACAAGAAGTTGAACCAGTAAAGAAAGATAGTGAACAAGCTTTGAAAACTGTCGCCAAGGACTCAGAAACTGTGGCGCAGTCTTCCGAAGATTCTACAACAAACAAAGATACCGAAGAAGCAGCAAAAACAGAGAATTCGGTCAAGGGTTCGGAAATTAGCACTAATGAAGATTGA